A stretch of Oncorhynchus mykiss isolate Arlee chromosome 14, USDA_OmykA_1.1, whole genome shotgun sequence DNA encodes these proteins:
- the LOC100305231 gene encoding kinesin-like protein KIF3A, whose product MPSNKMDKSDKPEVMDNVKVVVRCRPLNQKERSMGHKQAVSVDENRGTITVNKLETTHEPPKTFTFDTVFGPDSKQLDVYNLTARPIIDSVLEGYNGTIFAYGQTGTGKTFTMEGVRAVPELRGIIPNSFAHVFGHIAKAEGDTRFLVRVSYLEIYNEEVRDLLGKDQMQRLEVKERPDVGVYIKDLSGYVVNNADDMDRIMTMGHKNRKDSHKAFIRVLSIRIHDRTVYTICQTPPHKIGF is encoded by the exons ATGCCG AGCAACAAGATGGACAAATCTGACAAGCCGGAGGTCATGGACAACGTCAAAGTGGTTGTGCGATGTCGCCCGCTGAACCAGAAGGAGAGGAGTATGGGCCACAAGCAGGCCGTCAGTGTGGATGAGAACCGAGGGACCATAACCGTCAACAAATTAGAGACCACCCACGAACCCCCCAAGACCTTCACATTTGACACGGTGTTCGGACCAGACAGCAAACAGCTGGACGTTTACAATCTGACAGCCCGCCCCATCATAGACTCAGTATTGGAGGGTTACAATG GGACCATCTTCGCGTacggacagacagggacaggaaaGACGTTCACCATGGAGGGAGTGAGGGCAGTGCCAGAGCTCCGAGGAATAATCCCCAACTCCTTTGCTCATGTGTTCGGCCACATCGCCAAAGCAGAGGGCGACACCCG GTTCTTAGTTCGCGTGTCTTATCTGGAGATTTACAATGAAGAAGTGAGGGACCTGCTGGGGAAGGACCAGATGCAGAGGCTAGAG GTGAAGGAGAGGCCAGATGTGGGTGTTTACATCAAGGACCTGTCTGGTTATGTGGTGAACAACGCTGATGACATGGACAGGATTATGACAATGGGGCACAAGAACCGTAAAGATTCACACAAAGCATTTATAAGAGTTCTAAGCATTAGAATTCATGATCGTACAGTATATACCATTTGCCAGACCCCCCCTCACAAAATAGGTTTCTAA